The region AAATTGATAATAACATGGAAATTTACGACAACGAAATATTAATTGATGTACAAACATTAAACATAGACTCTGCAAGTTTTACACAAATTAAGGAAGAAGCGGGTGGAGACATAGAAAAAATTAAAGAAATAATGATGAATATAGTTAATACAAGAGGTAAACATCAAAACCCTGTAACAGGTTCTGGCGGTATGTTAATCGGTACAGTTGAAAAAATAGGACCAGCTCTAGAAGGAAAGACAAATCTTAAAGTTGGAGATAAGATAGCTACATTAGTATCATTATCATTAACTCCTTTAAGAATAGATGAAATACTAGAAGTAAGAAAAGATATTGATCAAGTAGATATAAAAGGAAAAGCAATACTATTTGAAAGTGGTATTTATGCTGTAATACCAGATGATATACCAGAAAATCTTGCATTATCTGTATTAGATGTTGCTGGTGCACCAGCTCAAACTGCAAAATTAGTTAAGCCTGGTGATACAGTATTAGTTATAGGTGGAGCAGGTAAGTCTGGTATGTTATGCTTATATGAAGCTAAGAAAAGGGTTGGAGTAACTGGTAAAGTAATTTGTTTAGGATATAGTCAAGCAAGTATAGATAGAGTTAAGAAAGCAGGATTAGCAGATTATTATATTAAAGCAGATGCAACTAATGCTGTTGAAGTTATGGAAAAGATTAAAGAAGTTACAAATGGAGAGATGGTGGATATAACTATAAACTGTGTAAACGTTCCTAATACTGAAATGGCAAGTATATTAGCGACAAAAGATGATGGTTTAATCTATTTCTTTAGTATGGCTACTAGCTTTACTAAAGCAGCATTGGGAGCAGAAGGGGTAGGAAAAGATGTAACTATGATTATAGGAAATGGATATACAAAAGGTCATGCAGAAATTGCTCTTCAAATAATGAGAGAAAGCGAAGATTTAAGAAAAATATATGAAGAGTTATATGCGTAATTATTAGTCGTTCGCTTTTCGCTGTTCGTCATTCGTTTTTCGAATGGCGAATATCGAAAGACGAATATCGAATTTAAATTAAAAGGGGGAGATTTAATGGTAAATTTCAGAGATATTGAACTTTGGAAAAATGTAACAGATGAAGAATGGAACGATTGGAGATGGCAGGTAAAAAATAGAATTACAAATGTTGAAGATCTTAAGAAAATTATAAACTTAACAGAAGAAGAAGAAAGAGATATAAGAGAAACATTAAAGAAGTTTAGAATGGGTATAACGCCTTACTATGCTTCTCTTATGGATAAGGATGACCCTAAATGTCCTGTTAGAATGCAAGCAGTACCTACAATAATGGAAACTCATACGAGTTCAGCAGATATGTTAGATCCATTACATGAAGATACAGACTCACCAGTTCCAGGCTTGACTCACAGGTATCCTGATAGAGTGCTTTTACTTATAACAGACCAATGTTCTATGTACTGCAGACATTGTACAAGAAGGAGATTTGCAGGGCATCAAGATGCAGCAATGCCAATGGATAGAATTGAAGCAGCTATCGAATATATTAGAAAAACACCTCAAGTAAGAGATGTTCTTTTATCAGGCGGAGATGCTTTGTTAGTGTCAGATGAAAGATTAGAAACTATTATTAAAAAGTTAAGAGAAATACCTCATGTTGAAGTAATACGTATAGGTTCACGTACTCCTGTTGTATTACCGCAGAGAATTACAGATGACCTAGTTAATATGCTTAAGAAGTATCATCCAATTTGGTTAAATACACACTTCAACCATCCAAAAGAAATTACAGAGGAGTCAAGAAGAGCTATAGAAAAACTAGCTAATGCAGGTATACCATTAGGTAACCAATCTGTATTACTAAGAGGTGTAAATGACTGCGTACATGTAATGAGAAAGTTAGTTCATGAATTGGTTAAAATTAGAGTAAGACCTTATTATATATATCAGTGTGACCTTTCTATGGGTATAGAGCACTTTAGAACTTCAGTTTCAAAAGGTATAGAAATTATCGAAGGTTTAAGAGGACATACTTCAGGTTATGCTGTACCTACATTTGTTGTAGATGCTCCTGGCGGCGGAGGAAAAATACCTGTAATGCCTAACTATGTAGTATCTATGTCTCCTAACAAGGTGATTTTAAGAAACTTTGAAGGAGTTATAACAACTTATACTGAGCCTGAAGATTATAAATCTGAATGTAATTGTTCTGTATGTAGAGGGGAAAAAGAGCATAAACTTACAGGTGTAGCTGGTCTTTTACAAGGCAATGATATAGCCCTTGAACCAACTAAGCTAGAGAGAAGAGAAAGAGCGGAAAATAGATGATAGGTATTGGGTGCTAGGTACTAGGTACTGGAGGCTGTCAGCTGTTGACTGTCAGCTGTCAGCCTTTAATCAATATGCGAGGTGCTAAAGATGAAGCTTATAGATATCATAGATAAAAAATATAAAACAGTTTCAATTGTAGGTATGGCAAAGAATGCTGGTAAAACTGTTACATTAAATAAATTGATAGAGGATGCTTACGATAGAAATATAATATTAGGCATAACTTCTATTGGAAGAGACGGTGAAAATAAAGATATAGTTACAAATACTGAGAAACCTATGATATATGTTCCAGAAGGAAGTTTTGTAGCTACAACAACTGAAAATTTAGATAAAGGGGACGCGAAACTAGAGATTATAAAGGTTACAGAGTATAAGACGCCAATGGGGGAAGTGGTTGTAAGTAGAGTAAGAGACGGTGGATATTTGCAAATAGCAGGACCTCAAACTAATAAAGGTATTAAAGAAATAAGTGATTTTATGTTATCTTTGGGAGCAGAAATTGTTTTAATAGATGGGGCTATAGATAGAGTTTCTTCAGCATCACCCTCTGTTTCAGAGGGTACTATATTGGCTACAGGAGCGGTTATAAGCAGAGATATAAACAGAGTAATTGAAGATACGGTTCATACAATAAGACTTTTTAATCTTGAGAGTATTACTGATATTAATGAGAAAGCTGCTATTAAAGAAATAATGAAAAATGAAAGAATAGGTATTGTAGATAAACTCTTAAATATACAATATCTTGATATAAAGACTGCTATAAATAGTGGGAAAGTAATCGGTTCGGAAATTAAAGAAGATACCAAATATGTAGTATTTCCAGGGGCTTTGGTTGGAAAAACTTTAATTGATATTATAAGTACTACAAGATTATTTAAGCAGGTTGAGTTTATTGTTAAAGATGGGACTAAGATATTTATTTCACCAAAAGAATGGTTAAAGCTTATGAAAATGGGGGTTAAAGTTAAAGTTTTGGAATCTATTAATACATTAGCTGTAACGATAAATCCATATTCTCCACAGGGTTATTATTTTGATAGTAGTGAATTTCTAAAAAAAATGCGCGGCTTTATTAAAGATATACCTGTTTTTGATGTGATGTTGGGGGATGAATAAAATGAGTTTTTTATTGGATGATGAAACAAAAAAGATAATAGGTTTTAATTATGTGATAAACCAAATAAAAGTAATAACTCCATTTGGTTGTCAATTAAAAGAGAAATTAAAACCATATATGCCGGGAGAAGAGGATATATTAAGGGACGAACTAGATAAAGTAGAAACTTTAATAAATTTAATTAGAAATAATGGCAAAGAGTTTATTCGTATTAAAGGACTTCTTGAGCATTTTAAAGATTTAAGTAATTCGGTTAAAAATACAGTTAAAGGAAATACTTTAACATTAGTAGAATTGTTTGAGATAAAAAACTTCGTTTTTCTTTTAAAAAAGCTTAATGAAGAAATTCTAAAGCTAAATTTTGACATACCTTCAGATATGAGGATTAGGAGAATTGAAAAGCTAGAACGCCTATTAGACCCACGAAATGAGGGTATAATGACATTTTATATATATGAGGAATATTCAGATAGACTTAAAGAAATCAGAGAGAACAAGAAGAAGCTTAAAGAAAGTATAAAGTGCGAAAAGAGAAAAATAAGGGGAAAAATAAAAAAAGACTTAAAGCTTAACGTGAATTTAAAAGGAGAAGTTACTGTATTAAAAGATGATACTGAATTAATAGAAAAAATTGAAAAATATCCTTTTCTAACTTATTCTTCTGAGACTTATATGAATATTAAATATGTAATTAAATCGACTCCAGTAATTGATAGTTTAGAGAAGGAGCTAGATAATGTTAAACGTATGGAAGAAGAGGAAGAATTTAAGGTTAGAAAAGAGCTGTCAAAAGAAATAGGTGGATTTAGTGATGCTTTATTAAGTAATATGAATGCTATTGGAAAATTGGACTTAACAATTGCAAAAGCATATATGGCAATTGATATTGATGGAGTTAAACCTAAAATTAAAAATGAACATTCAATAAATATAATAGATGGAAGGCATATTGAAGTAGAGGATTTTCTTAAAGAAAAGGGAAAATCATTTACTCCAATAAGCATTAAATTGTCAGAAGGTGTTACATGTATTACTGGAGCCAATATGGGAGGTAAGACTGTTACTCTTAAACTTATTGCATTATTGTCTGTAATGGCACAATATGGCTTATTTATTCCTTGTAGAGGAATGGAACTAGGGCTTAATGGATTTATACATGTATCTATAGGCGATTTGCAGTCTGTTGATAGGGGGCTAAGTACATTTGGTGGAGAGATAAGTAAGCTTAAAGTTGCATTAAATAGAAAGGATAATAGAGGACTTATTTTATTAGATGAACTTGCGAGAGGAACAAATCCAGAAGAAGGATATGCGATATCTAAAGCAATAGTTAATTTTCTGAAAGATAGTAAAAGTATAACGGTAATAACTACACATTATGATAATGTAGCAAATTCGGATGATGTGGTTCATCTCCAAGTAATAGGTCTTGCTAACGTTAATTATGATGAATTAAAACAGAGGCTTTTGAAAGATAAAATAGATGGTATTGAAGTTGTAAGTCAGTATATGGATTATAGATTAAAAAGGGTAACTAATAAAAGTCAAGTTCCTAGAGATGCAATAAATATAGCAAGATTGATGGGGCTTGATGAAGAGATACTAAAAAATGCTGAGGAGAT is a window of Caloranaerobacter ferrireducens DNA encoding:
- the ablA gene encoding lysine 2,3-aminomutase → MVNFRDIELWKNVTDEEWNDWRWQVKNRITNVEDLKKIINLTEEEERDIRETLKKFRMGITPYYASLMDKDDPKCPVRMQAVPTIMETHTSSADMLDPLHEDTDSPVPGLTHRYPDRVLLLITDQCSMYCRHCTRRRFAGHQDAAMPMDRIEAAIEYIRKTPQVRDVLLSGGDALLVSDERLETIIKKLREIPHVEVIRIGSRTPVVLPQRITDDLVNMLKKYHPIWLNTHFNHPKEITEESRRAIEKLANAGIPLGNQSVLLRGVNDCVHVMRKLVHELVKIRVRPYYIYQCDLSMGIEHFRTSVSKGIEIIEGLRGHTSGYAVPTFVVDAPGGGGKIPVMPNYVVSMSPNKVILRNFEGVITTYTEPEDYKSECNCSVCRGEKEHKLTGVAGLLQGNDIALEPTKLERRERAENR
- a CDS encoding zinc-binding dehydrogenase; this translates as MKKGCPYGTHRVVEPKGVLPQPALKIDNNMEIYDNEILIDVQTLNIDSASFTQIKEEAGGDIEKIKEIMMNIVNTRGKHQNPVTGSGGMLIGTVEKIGPALEGKTNLKVGDKIATLVSLSLTPLRIDEILEVRKDIDQVDIKGKAILFESGIYAVIPDDIPENLALSVLDVAGAPAQTAKLVKPGDTVLVIGGAGKSGMLCLYEAKKRVGVTGKVICLGYSQASIDRVKKAGLADYYIKADATNAVEVMEKIKEVTNGEMVDITINCVNVPNTEMASILATKDDGLIYFFSMATSFTKAALGAEGVGKDVTMIIGNGYTKGHAEIALQIMRESEDLRKIYEELYA
- a CDS encoding MutS-related protein; its protein translation is MSFLLDDETKKIIGFNYVINQIKVITPFGCQLKEKLKPYMPGEEDILRDELDKVETLINLIRNNGKEFIRIKGLLEHFKDLSNSVKNTVKGNTLTLVELFEIKNFVFLLKKLNEEILKLNFDIPSDMRIRRIEKLERLLDPRNEGIMTFYIYEEYSDRLKEIRENKKKLKESIKCEKRKIRGKIKKDLKLNVNLKGEVTVLKDDTELIEKIEKYPFLTYSSETYMNIKYVIKSTPVIDSLEKELDNVKRMEEEEEFKVRKELSKEIGGFSDALLSNMNAIGKLDLTIAKAYMAIDIDGVKPKIKNEHSINIIDGRHIEVEDFLKEKGKSFTPISIKLSEGVTCITGANMGGKTVTLKLIALLSVMAQYGLFIPCRGMELGLNGFIHVSIGDLQSVDRGLSTFGGEISKLKVALNRKDNRGLILLDELARGTNPEEGYAISKAIVNFLKDSKSITVITTHYDNVANSDDVVHLQVIGLANVNYDELKQRLLKDKIDGIEVVSQYMDYRLKRVTNKSQVPRDAINIARLMGLDEEILKNAEEILGAGY